The following proteins are encoded in a genomic region of Natronorubrum halophilum:
- a CDS encoding DUF7513 family protein → MSFFQKYFGGWTFRSTKPSFEPGDEIDVFVAETNGTDAGLAYVGDTKLRVEGAGPETVEKRVRVRVIEFDETDATGNGEFLEIVGESSYTS, encoded by the coding sequence ATGAGTTTCTTCCAGAAGTACTTCGGCGGATGGACGTTCCGCAGTACCAAGCCGTCGTTCGAACCGGGCGACGAGATCGACGTGTTCGTCGCCGAGACGAACGGCACCGACGCGGGGCTGGCCTACGTCGGTGACACGAAACTGAGAGTCGAGGGTGCCGGTCCCGAGACCGTCGAGAAGCGCGTCCGGGTCCGGGTCATCGAGTTCGACGAGACGGACGCGACGGGGAACGGCGAGTTCCTCGAGATCGTCGGCGAGAGTTCCTACACCAGCTAA
- a CDS encoding NCS2 family permease produces the protein MGLSDTLEEYFGVAEHGSDAGTEAIAGITTFLAMSYIILVNPFILADAIEISGYEYIEVVQMIAIGTIIASVVAIFVMAFYANRPFGLAPGMGLNVFFAYTVVLGMGVPWETALAAVFVEGIVFIAITAVGAREYVIRLFPEPVKFSVGAGIGIFLLFIGLLEMSIVVPDPDTAVTLGSLATNPAALLGLFGLLVTFMLWARGVTGAIIIGIVGTTVAGWLAYLSGIAGSAVLPAALVGEEGGLSFAVVSSPQYDISPLLFAFVDGVQGIDPLTFTLVVFTFFFVDFFDTAGTLIGVSQFGNFLDEDGNLPEINRPLMADAVGTTVGAMVGTSTVTTYIESSTGVEEGGRTGLTALVVGLLFLATLVFIPLIAMIPAYASFIALVVVGIIMLEGVLDVDWHDPAWAVSAGLTITIMPLTYSIANGLAAGIIAFPLIKAATGEFDDVHPGQWLMALALVGYFYVYTSGMLG, from the coding sequence ATGGGACTTTCCGATACGCTCGAGGAGTATTTCGGAGTCGCCGAGCACGGCTCCGACGCTGGCACTGAAGCGATCGCGGGGATCACGACGTTCCTCGCGATGTCGTACATTATCTTGGTCAATCCGTTTATTCTGGCGGACGCGATCGAGATCTCGGGATACGAGTACATCGAGGTCGTCCAGATGATCGCCATCGGGACGATCATCGCCTCGGTCGTCGCGATCTTCGTGATGGCGTTTTACGCGAACCGTCCGTTCGGACTCGCACCGGGGATGGGGCTGAACGTCTTCTTCGCGTACACGGTCGTCCTCGGGATGGGGGTCCCGTGGGAGACGGCGCTCGCAGCGGTGTTCGTCGAAGGGATCGTCTTCATCGCGATCACCGCGGTCGGCGCTCGCGAGTACGTCATCCGGCTGTTTCCGGAGCCGGTGAAGTTCTCCGTGGGAGCCGGGATCGGTATCTTCCTCCTGTTCATCGGACTGCTAGAGATGTCCATCGTCGTCCCCGACCCGGACACGGCAGTCACGCTTGGTAGCCTTGCAACGAACCCGGCGGCGCTGCTCGGCCTGTTCGGCCTCCTGGTGACGTTCATGCTCTGGGCGCGCGGTGTCACCGGCGCGATCATCATCGGAATCGTCGGCACGACGGTCGCCGGGTGGCTCGCGTACCTGTCGGGGATCGCCGGCTCGGCGGTCCTGCCGGCAGCACTCGTCGGCGAAGAGGGTGGACTCTCGTTTGCGGTCGTGTCCTCCCCGCAGTACGACATCTCGCCGCTCCTGTTCGCGTTCGTCGACGGAGTACAGGGCATCGATCCGCTCACGTTCACGCTGGTCGTCTTCACGTTCTTCTTCGTCGACTTCTTCGATACTGCCGGGACGCTCATCGGCGTTTCACAGTTCGGTAATTTCCTCGACGAGGATGGGAACCTTCCGGAGATCAACCGCCCGCTAATGGCGGACGCCGTCGGGACGACCGTCGGCGCGATGGTCGGCACGTCGACCGTGACAACGTACATCGAGTCCTCGACCGGCGTCGAAGAAGGCGGTCGGACGGGCCTGACAGCGCTCGTCGTGGGTCTCCTCTTTCTCGCGACGCTGGTATTCATCCCGCTGATCGCGATGATTCCCGCCTACGCGTCGTTCATCGCGCTGGTCGTCGTCGGGATCATCATGCTCGAGGGCGTCCTCGACGTCGACTGGCACGATCCGGCGTGGGCCGTCTCCGCCGGGCTGACGATTACGATCATGCCGCTGACCTACTCGATCGCGAACGGTCTCGCGGCCGGGATCATCGCCTTCCCGCTGATCAAAGCCGCAACGGGTGAGTTCGACGACGTCCACCCCGGCCAGTGGCTCATGGCGCTGGCGCTCGTGGGCTACTTCTACGTCTACACCAGCGGGATGCTCGGCTAG
- a CDS encoding glycerate kinase type-2 family protein has protein sequence MIENRDRLATTDARDTALSCIEAGIEAGHPRRVIRDALSLEGDTLRIADAAYDLTRYDEVVVIGGGNAAAHVAAALEEVLENRIDRGVVVTDDPAETDRVTVNEGDHPVPSERAVEGTREVLAAADAADERTLVLAAITGGGSALMPAPAGDVSLEDLQATTNALLESGADIHEINAVRKHCSALKGGQLARRAAPATVVSLILSDVVGNDLSVIASGPMAPDESTFADALAVLERYEIEVPAAVSDRLEAGTAGEYPETPGPDDPAFETVSNHIVADGMTVLEAARDVAVERGYETLVLSSRIRGEARDAATMHVAVAEEMVATETPVSPPAVILSGGETTVTVIGDGEGGPNQEFATSAALELEDRITVAAVDTDGIDGATDAAGALVDATTVEDRETARAALATNDVYPYLDERDGLIVTGPSGTNLNDLRVLVVD, from the coding sequence GTGATCGAAAACCGGGATCGGCTGGCGACGACCGACGCGCGCGACACCGCCCTCTCCTGCATCGAAGCGGGAATCGAGGCCGGCCACCCGCGGCGAGTGATTCGGGATGCACTCTCGCTCGAGGGGGATACCCTCCGTATCGCCGACGCGGCGTACGACCTCACGCGGTACGACGAGGTCGTCGTTATCGGCGGCGGAAACGCCGCAGCACACGTCGCCGCGGCGCTCGAGGAGGTCCTCGAGAACCGAATCGACCGAGGCGTCGTGGTTACGGACGATCCCGCCGAAACCGACCGCGTCACGGTGAACGAGGGCGACCATCCGGTCCCGAGCGAACGGGCCGTCGAGGGGACGCGGGAGGTACTCGCGGCCGCCGACGCGGCGGACGAGCGGACGCTCGTGCTCGCGGCGATCACCGGCGGGGGAAGCGCGCTCATGCCCGCGCCCGCGGGGGACGTTTCGCTCGAAGACCTCCAGGCGACCACCAACGCCTTACTCGAGAGCGGGGCCGATATCCACGAGATAAACGCCGTCCGGAAGCACTGCTCGGCGCTGAAGGGGGGCCAACTGGCCCGTCGCGCCGCCCCGGCGACCGTCGTCTCGCTGATTTTGAGCGACGTCGTCGGCAACGATCTGAGCGTCATCGCGAGCGGGCCGATGGCTCCCGACGAGTCGACGTTCGCGGACGCCCTCGCGGTCCTCGAGCGATACGAGATCGAGGTCCCGGCGGCCGTTTCCGACCGGCTCGAGGCGGGTACTGCCGGCGAGTACCCCGAGACGCCGGGACCGGACGATCCGGCGTTCGAAACCGTGTCGAATCACATCGTCGCCGACGGGATGACGGTGCTCGAGGCGGCCCGCGACGTCGCCGTCGAGCGGGGCTACGAGACGCTCGTGCTCTCCTCCCGGATCCGCGGCGAGGCCCGCGACGCGGCCACGATGCACGTCGCCGTTGCGGAGGAGATGGTGGCCACGGAGACGCCGGTCTCACCCCCGGCTGTAATTCTCTCCGGCGGCGAGACGACCGTGACGGTTATCGGCGACGGGGAGGGCGGGCCGAACCAGGAGTTCGCGACCAGCGCGGCGCTGGAACTCGAGGACCGGATCACCGTCGCCGCCGTCGACACGGACGGGATCGACGGAGCCACGGATGCGGCGGGTGCCCTCGTCGACGCGACGACCGTCGAAGACCGCGAGACGGCTCGCGCGGCGCTCGCGACTAACGACGTCTATCCGTATCTCGACGAACGCGACGGGCTGATCGTCACCGGCCCGTCCGGAACGAACCTGAACGATCTGCGGGTGCTGGTCGTCGACTAA
- a CDS encoding glutathione S-transferase N-terminal domain-containing protein encodes MADITMYELPGCPYCAKVRSKLDELELEYDVIEVPRSHGERTEVENVSGQTGVPVIVDEAQGVEGMHESDDIVDYLEETYGESGA; translated from the coding sequence ATGGCTGACATCACGATGTACGAACTGCCGGGCTGTCCCTACTGCGCGAAAGTCCGTTCGAAACTCGACGAACTCGAACTCGAGTACGACGTTATCGAAGTTCCCCGCTCACACGGCGAGCGAACCGAAGTCGAGAACGTCAGCGGTCAGACCGGCGTCCCCGTTATCGTCGACGAAGCCCAGGGCGTCGAAGGCATGCACGAGAGCGACGACATCGTCGACTACCTCGAGGAGACCTACGGCGAGAGTGGCGCGTAG
- a CDS encoding transcriptional regulator codes for MSRSALVGNVTAMLEDAGFVVSDRCAIRPKSFDIAARRDEDLILVKILGNIDAFNQATGHEMRRLGTYLRATPMVIGLRSRDEDLKPDVVYFRHGVPVLSPDTAYNLFIEEVPPLIYAAPGGLYVSIDGDLLADERQDRDWSLGQLASELGVSRRTVSKYEDGMNASVEVAMALQELFDAPLTSPVDVLDGADEVHETEATPDDPEADPDDEQVVTVLTKAGYNVHPTLRSPFKAVSRDEEDDDENVVLTGHSKFTKAAEKRARIMSSIGHVTHTRSVYVVDRATQDSVDGTALVEREELAELNDAAELRKVIRERAEYEEAA; via the coding sequence ATGTCCCGTTCCGCACTGGTCGGCAACGTAACCGCGATGTTAGAGGACGCGGGTTTCGTGGTTAGCGACCGGTGTGCGATCCGACCGAAGAGTTTCGATATCGCTGCGCGCCGGGATGAGGACCTGATTCTGGTCAAAATCCTCGGCAACATCGACGCGTTCAACCAGGCAACCGGTCACGAGATGCGTCGTCTGGGGACCTATCTCCGGGCGACGCCGATGGTTATCGGCCTGCGAAGTCGCGACGAGGATCTCAAACCGGACGTCGTATACTTCAGACACGGCGTCCCCGTCCTCAGTCCAGACACAGCGTACAACCTGTTTATCGAGGAGGTTCCGCCGCTGATCTACGCCGCCCCCGGCGGCCTCTACGTCAGCATCGACGGCGACCTGCTCGCCGACGAGCGCCAGGACAGAGACTGGAGTCTCGGCCAACTCGCGAGCGAACTCGGCGTCTCCCGGCGGACCGTTTCGAAGTACGAGGACGGGATGAACGCCTCCGTCGAGGTCGCGATGGCGCTACAGGAACTGTTCGACGCGCCGCTGACGAGCCCCGTCGACGTGCTGGACGGGGCAGATGAAGTCCACGAGACCGAGGCGACGCCGGACGATCCCGAGGCGGACCCGGACGACGAACAGGTCGTAACCGTCCTCACGAAGGCGGGCTACAACGTCCACCCGACGCTTCGCTCGCCGTTCAAGGCCGTCAGCCGCGACGAGGAAGACGACGACGAAAACGTCGTACTGACCGGTCACTCCAAGTTCACGAAAGCCGCCGAAAAGCGCGCTCGGATCATGAGTTCGATCGGCCACGTCACCCACACGCGATCCGTCTACGTCGTCGACCGCGCAACGCAGGACTCGGTCGACGGCACCGCACTGGTCGAGCGCGAGGAGCTCGCGGAACTCAACGACGCCGCAGAGCTTCGCAAGGTCATTCGGGAGCGCGCCGAGTACGAAGAGGCGGCCTGA
- a CDS encoding DNA methyltransferase: MADDGDRHRQSRLFTDDDGEFDAERARDESLPVEDGEVVDTDELADHQRYVEGRGIYDERNRVNDLTGKEWKYATKSVIPEGYPPAVQHDLRSEHGGQKPPRLCAELIGRFSQAGDTVLDPFAGVGGTLLGASFCEHEGTGRRDAIGFERTERWIEIYEEVLERENDDRRARGEPPLAEQDVRHGDCADLIEEIPDDSVDLLLTDVPYWHMDELEQTRNERATRESNLGSFDADESGSEVADDREGDGAATDEAGATGTSADTDGDEPATQTKAEWLADMAEKFDRFADAVAPDGHLVVFIGDMYREQSYEFLSADLARAIESTAPVALAANLIWYDHTKDLHVYGYPFSFVPSMVHQNVLVFRPETDG, from the coding sequence ATGGCAGATGACGGGGACCGGCATCGACAGAGTCGCCTGTTCACGGACGACGACGGAGAGTTCGACGCCGAACGCGCTCGAGACGAGTCCCTCCCGGTCGAGGACGGCGAGGTGGTGGATACCGACGAACTCGCCGACCACCAACGGTACGTCGAGGGGAGGGGGATCTACGACGAACGAAACCGGGTCAACGACCTCACGGGCAAGGAGTGGAAGTACGCGACGAAGTCGGTGATTCCGGAGGGGTACCCGCCGGCCGTCCAGCACGACCTGCGAAGCGAACACGGCGGCCAGAAACCGCCGCGGCTCTGTGCCGAACTGATCGGCCGGTTCAGCCAGGCCGGCGACACCGTGCTCGACCCGTTCGCCGGCGTCGGCGGAACCCTCCTCGGGGCGAGTTTCTGCGAACACGAGGGGACCGGCCGCCGCGACGCGATCGGCTTCGAACGCACCGAACGCTGGATCGAGATCTACGAGGAGGTCCTCGAGCGCGAAAACGACGACCGACGGGCCCGCGGTGAGCCGCCGCTCGCCGAACAGGACGTTCGTCACGGCGACTGCGCGGACCTGATCGAGGAGATCCCCGACGATTCGGTGGACCTCCTCCTGACCGATGTTCCCTACTGGCACATGGACGAACTCGAGCAGACGCGAAACGAACGTGCGACGCGCGAGAGCAACCTCGGGTCGTTTGATGCGGACGAGTCCGGTTCGGAGGTTGCGGATGACCGCGAGGGAGACGGAGCCGCGACCGACGAGGCCGGTGCAACTGGGACGAGTGCCGATACTGACGGCGACGAACCGGCCACGCAGACGAAAGCGGAGTGGCTGGCCGACATGGCCGAGAAGTTCGACCGGTTTGCCGACGCGGTCGCTCCGGACGGCCACCTGGTCGTCTTTATCGGCGACATGTACCGCGAGCAGTCGTACGAGTTCCTCTCGGCGGATCTCGCTCGAGCCATCGAGTCGACCGCACCGGTAGCGCTCGCGGCGAATCTGATCTGGTACGACCACACAAAAGACCTTCACGTCTACGGCTATCCGTTCTCGTTCGTCCCGTCGATGGTCCATCAGAACGTGCTTGTCTTCCGGCCCGAAACCGACGGCTGA
- a CDS encoding potassium channel family protein, translating into MKFVIVGYGRVGSRTVRILTEEGHEVIVVDNDPDRVERAGSDGFETIHGDGADEAVLVDAGIATADAIGAFTPDLNVNFAACMVGTHHDCRTVLRIDEDYREDIYAKYAQDVDEIIYPERLGAAGAKTAMLGGDFNVVADLAANLQLTVLEIKDGSPAVGKRMSELELPDGARIYAHGRERESLTIPLPGTELEAGDEVAIITETDQADAVRTTLLSVSA; encoded by the coding sequence ATGAAGTTCGTTATCGTGGGCTACGGTCGAGTCGGTTCGCGAACGGTGCGTATTCTGACCGAAGAAGGTCACGAAGTTATCGTCGTCGACAACGACCCTGATCGGGTCGAGCGGGCGGGCAGCGACGGGTTCGAAACGATCCACGGCGACGGTGCCGACGAAGCGGTGCTCGTCGACGCTGGCATCGCCACCGCCGACGCGATCGGTGCCTTCACGCCGGATCTGAACGTCAACTTCGCGGCCTGTATGGTCGGCACCCATCACGACTGCCGAACGGTTCTCCGGATCGACGAGGACTACCGCGAGGATATCTACGCGAAGTACGCCCAGGACGTCGACGAGATCATCTACCCCGAACGACTCGGCGCCGCGGGTGCCAAAACGGCCATGCTCGGCGGCGACTTCAACGTCGTCGCCGACCTCGCCGCGAACCTCCAACTGACCGTCCTCGAGATCAAAGACGGCTCGCCCGCCGTCGGGAAGCGGATGAGCGAACTCGAACTCCCCGACGGGGCGCGGATCTACGCCCACGGTCGCGAACGCGAGTCGCTGACGATTCCGCTTCCCGGAACCGAACTCGAGGCCGGCGACGAGGTCGCCATCATCACCGAAACCGATCAGGCGGACGCGGTCCGGACGACGCTGCTATCCGTGAGCGCCTGA
- a CDS encoding glycosyl hydrolase family 28-related protein codes for MADQTPRLGLGTYAQGENWDHTDTVEALDERAIVHGPIAERPTEGEYDDELFYAIDQGITWRWDASSEDWDYFSGQGCPGQPVPGTSHFESTRSEVTRAVHARTEETPVWNVEAHGIEGDGTTEVGQAIHDLLETVDRAGGGIVYVPPGRYLLERTPLVGDDTILMGAGRSTVLDGARTSSDEGQALLSNRGYDATEYGGASNWGVCNIRIDAPESNGIMPAHAENVRLENIYGDAIYHHHIDIVSSKNVVVDGYWATRGGEGGSDAPVQFDNQNAGTGWNSVWDGKRQTTVTDDDTPTRNCTLTNFEIDPANGPEYGVHIHRDGNESITIRDGYITGCQHSAIRADTGDLIADLTIDCVSCIENARGISLGHVEDGRRELTIDTVTIRTDDHGLAAGSGLYASGFDGATVSNVVVDGAFTNAIIFDDMDDLKMSAVTAKGARHQAFRFRENVDVTLTTARATDCGTAGIYSGPGSSVAYGGVAFDDVGSRVVVDGETREWITSSSS; via the coding sequence ATGGCTGATCAAACGCCGCGGCTCGGGCTGGGGACGTATGCGCAGGGCGAAAACTGGGATCACACGGACACGGTCGAGGCGCTCGACGAGCGCGCGATCGTACACGGACCGATCGCTGAGCGCCCGACGGAGGGCGAGTACGACGACGAACTCTTCTACGCGATCGATCAGGGGATCACCTGGCGCTGGGACGCCTCGAGCGAAGACTGGGACTATTTTAGCGGACAGGGGTGTCCTGGCCAACCGGTACCGGGAACGAGTCACTTCGAGTCGACACGCTCCGAAGTGACACGTGCCGTCCACGCGCGTACCGAGGAGACCCCCGTGTGGAACGTCGAGGCACACGGAATCGAGGGCGACGGGACTACCGAGGTCGGACAGGCCATCCACGACCTCCTCGAGACGGTCGACCGGGCTGGCGGTGGGATCGTGTACGTCCCGCCCGGACGGTATCTGCTCGAGCGGACGCCGCTGGTTGGTGACGATACGATCCTGATGGGTGCGGGTCGCTCGACCGTCCTCGACGGGGCACGCACGTCGAGTGACGAAGGACAGGCGCTACTCTCCAACAGGGGCTACGACGCGACCGAGTACGGTGGCGCATCGAACTGGGGCGTCTGTAATATCCGAATCGATGCGCCGGAGTCGAACGGGATCATGCCCGCGCACGCGGAAAACGTCCGGTTGGAGAATATCTACGGCGACGCCATCTACCACCACCATATCGACATCGTCTCGTCGAAAAACGTCGTCGTGGACGGATACTGGGCGACCCGCGGCGGAGAAGGGGGCTCGGACGCCCCGGTGCAGTTCGACAATCAAAACGCGGGCACGGGCTGGAATAGCGTGTGGGACGGCAAGCGCCAGACGACCGTGACGGACGACGATACCCCGACCCGAAACTGCACCCTCACGAACTTCGAGATCGATCCGGCGAACGGCCCCGAGTACGGCGTGCATATCCATCGCGACGGAAACGAGTCGATCACCATCAGGGACGGATACATCACCGGCTGCCAGCATTCGGCTATCAGGGCCGATACCGGTGATCTGATCGCGGACCTCACGATCGACTGCGTCTCGTGCATCGAAAACGCGAGAGGGATCTCGCTGGGCCACGTCGAGGACGGACGGCGAGAGTTGACGATCGATACCGTCACTATCAGGACCGACGATCACGGGTTGGCCGCCGGATCGGGGCTCTATGCGAGTGGATTCGACGGCGCTACCGTCTCGAACGTCGTCGTCGACGGCGCGTTCACGAACGCGATCATTTTCGACGATATGGACGACCTGAAGATGAGCGCGGTCACGGCGAAGGGGGCGAGACACCAGGCGTTCCGATTCCGAGAAAACGTCGACGTGACGCTCACGACCGCTCGAGCCACGGACTGTGGCACTGCGGGAATCTACTCGGGACCCGGTAGTAGCGTTGCCTACGGAGGCGTCGCGTTCGACGATGTCGGGAGTCGAGTCGTCGTTGACGGAGAGACTCGAGAGTGGATCACGTCGTCGTCATCGTGA
- a CDS encoding Na+/H+ antiporter NhaC family protein, whose translation MSGVSDDSADGDPTDSFVQGTDDDEPRITFYGGRGMSALPIVFFIVWAIAQTALWRISDTGGLIVGILIGLIVGMFFVRGSWKSYANTIFEGMTQPVAVTAIVAWVWAGMFAELLQDGGFVDGLVWFADVAGIGATLFPAATFVLAALFTTGIGTGYGAAIAFVTLFFPAGILLGANPILLFGAILSGAIFGDNLAPVSDTTIVSAVTQDSDIGGVVASRFKYVIIAAIVAFVGYVIAGQFMASPEIPGNAGEILVAESEPIGLIHLVSMGVVIGTAVAGRHIVEAISWGIVSAITFSLALGLTTVGDIVSFNAPTDAPLAEPLEFLPFLTVVENPEAVGVSGSLINGAAGFFELAILILFIIAAAQIMIRGGAFQAILDWSLENLATNVRNAELTMVGSAALINAVITINTAAEVAIGPYISKIGERFNLNGYRRANILDGQTAALGYIFPWSGGVLAGYTAMQDLPGAYDWFDTGMLVTPIDVVPFVFQGWLLVAVFVIAAITGFGREYVTDRETEEVARI comes from the coding sequence ATGAGCGGAGTCAGTGATGATTCGGCTGATGGCGATCCAACTGATTCGTTCGTCCAGGGAACGGACGATGATGAACCACGAATAACATTTTACGGCGGCCGAGGAATGAGCGCGCTACCGATCGTGTTCTTCATCGTCTGGGCCATCGCACAGACGGCACTCTGGCGGATTTCGGATACGGGCGGACTCATCGTGGGGATCCTGATCGGCCTCATCGTCGGGATGTTCTTCGTCCGCGGGAGCTGGAAATCGTACGCGAACACCATTTTCGAGGGAATGACCCAGCCCGTCGCGGTGACGGCTATCGTCGCGTGGGTCTGGGCCGGCATGTTCGCCGAACTGTTACAGGACGGCGGCTTCGTCGACGGTCTCGTCTGGTTCGCCGACGTTGCCGGAATCGGCGCGACGCTGTTCCCGGCGGCCACATTCGTCCTCGCGGCGCTGTTCACGACGGGAATCGGAACGGGGTACGGCGCGGCCATCGCGTTCGTGACCCTGTTCTTCCCGGCCGGAATACTGCTCGGCGCGAACCCGATCTTGCTGTTCGGCGCGATCCTGTCGGGCGCGATCTTCGGCGACAACCTCGCGCCGGTCAGCGACACGACGATCGTCAGCGCCGTCACGCAGGACTCGGACATCGGCGGCGTCGTCGCCTCGCGGTTCAAGTACGTTATCATCGCCGCGATCGTGGCGTTCGTCGGCTACGTCATCGCCGGTCAGTTCATGGCGAGCCCCGAAATCCCGGGCAACGCCGGGGAGATCCTGGTCGCCGAGAGCGAACCTATCGGACTGATCCACCTCGTCTCGATGGGCGTCGTGATCGGCACGGCGGTCGCCGGCCGACACATCGTCGAGGCGATCTCGTGGGGAATCGTCTCCGCGATCACGTTCAGTCTCGCCCTCGGGCTGACGACCGTCGGAGACATCGTTTCGTTCAACGCGCCGACGGACGCACCGCTGGCCGAACCGCTCGAGTTCCTTCCGTTCCTGACGGTCGTCGAAAACCCCGAAGCGGTCGGCGTCAGCGGGAGCCTGATAAACGGTGCGGCGGGCTTTTTCGAACTTGCAATACTCATCCTGTTCATCATCGCCGCAGCCCAGATCATGATCCGGGGCGGCGCGTTCCAAGCGATCCTCGACTGGTCGCTCGAGAACCTCGCGACGAACGTTCGAAACGCCGAACTCACGATGGTCGGCTCCGCGGCGCTGATCAACGCCGTCATCACGATCAACACGGCCGCGGAGGTCGCGATCGGGCCGTACATCTCGAAAATCGGCGAACGGTTCAACCTGAACGGCTACCGACGGGCGAACATTCTGGACGGTCAGACCGCCGCGCTCGGGTACATCTTCCCGTGGTCCGGCGGCGTCCTCGCCGGCTACACGGCGATGCAAGATTTACCCGGAGCGTACGACTGGTTCGACACTGGAATGCTCGTTACACCGATCGACGTCGTTCCGTTCGTGTTCCAGGGCTGGCTGCTGGTGGCGGTGTTCGTTATCGCGGCGATCACCGGGTTCGGCCGCGAGTACGTTACCGACCGCGAAACCGAGGAGGTGGCGCGAATATGA
- a CDS encoding glutathione S-transferase family protein, translating into MNMLVDGEWRTDAGAYTDDDGSFERQETTFRDRIRDDPDATFQPEAGRYHLYVSYACPWAHRTLVVRALKGLEDAISVSVVDPYRDEDGWQFTPEKEGCTRDPIHDADYLRELYVEADPNVTSRVSVPVLWDRAEETIVNNESKEIMRMLDTEFRDVASRDVDLYPEGYRDDVDRIIDDIYEPINNGVYRAGFATRQEPYDDAVDDLFAALDHWDDVLADQRYLAGDRLTEADVAMFTTLVRFDNVYHTHFMCNVQYVREYENLWPYLRDLYQTPGVAQTVNMDHIKEHYYTTHPDVNPNRIIARGPDLEFGAPHDRDELPGGPPSALAATGADD; encoded by the coding sequence ATGAACATGCTCGTCGACGGCGAGTGGCGAACCGACGCGGGGGCGTACACCGACGACGACGGCTCGTTCGAACGCCAGGAGACCACGTTCCGCGACCGGATCCGCGACGACCCCGACGCGACGTTCCAGCCCGAGGCCGGACGGTACCACCTCTACGTCTCCTACGCCTGCCCGTGGGCTCACCGAACGCTCGTCGTTCGGGCGCTGAAGGGACTCGAGGACGCCATCTCCGTTTCGGTCGTCGATCCCTACCGCGACGAGGACGGCTGGCAGTTCACGCCCGAAAAGGAGGGCTGTACGCGCGACCCTATCCACGACGCCGACTACCTGCGCGAACTCTACGTCGAGGCGGACCCGAACGTGACCTCTCGCGTGTCGGTACCAGTTCTCTGGGACAGAGCGGAGGAGACGATCGTCAACAACGAATCGAAGGAGATCATGCGGATGCTCGACACCGAATTCAGAGATGTCGCCTCGAGGGACGTCGATCTCTACCCCGAGGGCTACCGGGACGACGTCGACCGGATCATCGACGACATCTACGAACCGATCAACAACGGCGTCTACCGGGCCGGTTTCGCGACCAGACAGGAGCCCTACGACGATGCGGTCGACGATCTGTTTGCCGCGCTGGACCACTGGGACGACGTGCTGGCGGACCAGCGGTATCTCGCCGGAGATCGGCTGACAGAGGCCGATGTCGCCATGTTCACGACGCTCGTTCGGTTCGACAACGTTTACCACACTCACTTCATGTGTAACGTACAGTACGTCCGCGAGTACGAGAACCTCTGGCCGTACCTCCGTGATCTGTACCAGACGCCAGGCGTGGCCCAGACGGTGAATATGGATCACATCAAAGAACACTACTACACGACCCACCCCGACGTGAATCCGAACCGGATCATCGCCCGCGGCCCCGACCTCGAGTTCGGGGCTCCACACGACCGCGACGAGTTACCGGGCGGGCCGCCGTCGGCGCTGGCTGCGACGGGCGCGGACGACTGA